Part of the Candidatus Binatia bacterium genome, CCGCGCCGCCACGGTGGCGTCGCCGGTGCCGCGTTGCTCGGCCTGCACCGCGAAGCGTACCCCGTAGGACAGACAGGCGGCGCGCACCGCTTCGGCCTGGTACCCGACGACGACCACAATCGGATCCACACCGATGCCGCGCAGCGCCGACAGCGGGTAAGCGATCAACGGCCGGCCGCCGAGATGGTGCAACACCTTGGCAATCCCGGACTTCATCCGCGTGCCGAGTCCAGCGGCAAGAACGATGGCTCCGGTCATCTGAAGGGTGATTAGAACGTCAGCGCGGGCTGACGCCCGCAACCCATTGCGGATTGCGGAATGCGGATTGCGGAACTCATGAATTCGTCGTTCGCAATCCGAAATCCGCATTCCGAAATTCTTCGCACCATGCGATCAAACACGGAACTCGTAAACCAGGGGGCTAAGGGTACATGGAATCGGGATCGCGCCGAGCCAACAAACTGACTCCGAACGGCCAACGACGCTTTCCCGGGTGAGCCTTACTGAGGCTCCTCCCCCGCCTCTCCATCCATCTCGACTATATCCTCCGCCTCTCCACGCACGTCCTCGTCGGGGTCCTTCAGGGCACTATGAATGAGCGGCCACCTGGACTCGTCCTCGCTGTCCGCCACGATGCGCAGCGCCGCCGCCCGCACATCCGGATCGCTGTCGCCAAGCGCAATCGACAACGCATCCAGCGGCGGGTTGTCGGTAACGAACGTCAACTCTTCGAGGGCGGCCAGTCGCACTTCCGGGTCCTGGTCGGACAGCGCCTGAGTAAGAACCGGCACTGCCGAATCGCCTCCGTACGCGTCAAGCGACTCCAACGCCCGAATGCGCTCCTCCGGGTCCGGATCGCTCAGGGCTTTGGCGCGCATCACGTCGAACGTCTCGTCCGGCATCCTCGCCGGTTCATCGGCCGTCGACTCGTCCGCGCCGGCGGCCGCCCGCTTCGGCACGCGCTGGCGGTCCCCAACGGCACGTCCCTCACCGGCACCGCCAACGACGCGGCGATCCCGCGTCTCCGGTTCGCCGCCCATGGAACGGGAAGAACTTCCCGGATCGCGGCGCTCGGCACGTCGCTCTGAGGAACGCGGCTTGGCCATGGGCATGCCTGCGGGCGGAACCCCGCGCGCCGCAATCGCCTCACGCCCGGGGGCGTCCTCGTCGACATCCCCGCTCCACGTGAACCAGAGCAAGCCGAGCCCCGCTACAGCAATGACCGCTAACACCAGCGGGCCGGCTCCAAACCGCTTGTTCATAAGTCGCCTCTCGTTCGCGACGCCGCGACCCGGGGGAGGAGGTTGCAAGAACCCGGCGGCGGAATCGCTCGTATTACCCTCTGAACACTACCTTGCGCCGGAGACGCGGCGCAACCTCTCGGTGGGCAGACCGCCGCCGTCGCCTCCGGCGCGGCCACGTAGCGCTTGACAAGTTTTCCCTGCGGGGCGCACAATCGCAGCCGTCTGGCAACTCGTTGACGGACGGGGACGTTTCCCAACCAGGCAAGGTGACCTTTTTTTTGAGTCAACGCAGTAGGCATAGGTCATGCGATTTGATAAGGGACTTTATCCCAGAGTAGACGAGATACCCTGACGACCGGAACATGCGGGATCTGTACTTGGAAACGGCGGGCCCCTGGCGGCGGTCGCGTCGTCCACGGCAGGGGGGCTCTTCGACACGGAGGAGGTGCCGAATGAGAAACACCGGATTCTGCTTCTTGGTAGTGACGACGCTGGCCGCGGTGGGTTACACCCCGGCTAACGCGGCCCTGTTCGGGACCGTACCGAACGGCGGCGACACCACGCTGGTGGTCATCAACACCAGCACCGGAGCCGCCACGGCCGTCGGCCCGATCGGCGCCGTGGACGTGCAGGGCCTCGCCGGCCGCCCCGGTGACGGCAAGCTCTTCGGCGGCACCAATAACGCCAACAGTGCCAGCGCCGGCGAGGTGCTCACCATTTCGCCCGCCATCAACAGCTCCGGTACCGTGCTCGGGCCCGCCGACGGCGGGCCCGTCGGCGGCGTCGCACTGTCGCCGACAACGTCGGTCATGTACGCGACGTGCAGCCGCTTTACTACGGGACCGAAAAAGCCGGACTGCCTGTGTACCGTCAACCAGCTCACCGGCGAGTTGACTCCGGTCAACGAGTTCAACCACCTCGACCCCGGCTGGACCATCGCCAACTTCAACGGCCTGGCCGCCAGTCCGGGAGGAGTTCTTTACGCCTCGACGACCAAGACCGGCAATCCGGGTTCCAGCGAGCCGCGTCTGTACACGGTGAACACGACAACGGGCATCTCCTCCGTGGTCGGCCAGATCCGCGACGGCTCGAACGTACAGCTCAACGCCGGCGTGGTCGGCCTCGAGTTCGTCGGCGGCGTCCTGTACGGCTCGACCGACGACGCCCGCATCATCACGATCGATCCGGCCACCGGCGTCTACACGCTGGTCGGCTCGACTGGAGTTGGAAGCGTTCAGGGCCTCGCCGATCTCGGCGTCGTCACCCCGGCGCCCAGCGCCACACCAACGGGCCCGACGCCGACCGCGACCCCGGGGCCCTGCATTCCGGGCATGCCGGCAAACCCCTGCGTCCCAGGCGGCGGCTCGACCAAGACCGACTGCCAGCTCGAATGGGTGGTCAACCCGGTGCCGCTGCTGAAGAACGGCATGCCGGTACCCGACCTGAAAAACGGTGTACAGCGCAACCGAGCCTACTGCTACGACGGCGACCCGCGCTGCGATTTCGACGGCGTCAAAGACAACTCCAGTTGCACCTTCCGCATCGGACTGTGCATCAACAACACCGACGCCCGCTTCCCGGCGTGCACCCCTCTCGACCTGTCGTCCATGGAAGTGAAGGGTCCCAACCCGCGATCGCTCAAGGATGCCGCCGACTCGGCGAACCTAGCCACGCTCGAGGGCATCGCCGACGGCGCACCGGGCGGCTTCGGGGTCAACGTGTTCCGTGGCCGGACCGTCCACA contains:
- a CDS encoding HEAT repeat domain-containing protein; protein product: MNKRFGAGPLVLAVIAVAGLGLLWFTWSGDVDEDAPGREAIAARGVPPAGMPMAKPRSSERRAERRDPGSSSRSMGGEPETRDRRVVGGAGEGRAVGDRQRVPKRAAAGADESTADEPARMPDETFDVMRAKALSDPDPEERIRALESLDAYGGDSAVPVLTQALSDQDPEVRLAALEELTFVTDNPPLDALSIALGDSDPDVRAAALRIVADSEDESRWPLIHSALKDPDEDVRGEAEDIVEMDGEAGEEPQ